GAACGACTGGCGGACCTTTACTGGAACAGCGTCATTGGCGGCATCAACAGCCGTTATCTCAGCCTCTCCAACCGTGTCCAGTTCCGGTTCGCGCATCACGCGGTCGTCAACAGCCTCGACATGATCACGCATGCGCGCAGACTGGGCGCTACGCGCGTTGAAATGATCGGTACGCCGTTACCCGAGCGATTTCTGGATACGCCGGTTACGCCACTGCGCGCGCGGCTGCGCCATGTGCTGTACGCCGGCCGCCTGTCGCCGGAGAAGAATCTGGACAGCGTGATGGAAGCGGCGGCGCGTCTGCCCGATATCCGCTTTTCGATTGCCGGCGCGGGTCCGCTCGGGCCCCGGATCGCCGCGCGCGCAGCCCAGCTTGACAATCTCCATCACCTGGGCTGGATACCGCGCGAGCAGCTTCTGTCCGCGCTTGATGACGCCGATCTGCTGGTGCTGCCGTCGCAGATCGAAGCGTTCGGGACGGTGGCCCTGGAAGCAATGGCGCGGGGCCGGCTGGCGCTGGTCTCCCCGCATTGCGGCATTCTGCAATGGCCTGGCCTGGATACGTGTATCTTTCAAATCCGGTCGGATGAGCATCTGGCCGATGCGATCGACCGCATCGCGCGTCTGCCCAAAGAGCGCCGGGCGCGCACCGCGGAGATCGGGTTGCGTCAGGCGCGCGCGCTGCATGTTGACGCCGTACAGCAGTGGCTGCGGCTTCTGTATCAGGTACACCTCTCGACGCGCGCAGCCAGTCTTCGCGCCGCCCCGACAACGTAACCTGAGTCGTGGTGCGCTTGGCACAGACGATGTCCGAGACGCGGGCCGGATGCACCGCCATCGTGTCCGTGCACGACGTAATGCCGGAAACCCTGCCGGACGTGCTGGACATTCTTAACCGGCTGGACCGGCTGAACGTACCGCCTTCGATCTTGCTGATCGTACCAGGCAAGCCGTGGTCCGCGGATGGCCTGAAAACGCTTGCCAGCCTGCAGCACGCCGGTCACGAGCTTGCCGGACACGGCTGGTCGCACTCGGTGACCGGCATTTCGACCATTTATCACCGTTTGCACAGCAGGCTGATCTCGCGCCACGCCGCCGAACATCTTTCGCGCGACTCGCACGCGATCCTTGCGCTCATCACGCGCTGCCACCGATGGTTCGTAAACGCCGGCCTGCGCGCGCCGACGCTCTACGTTCCGCCCGCGTGGGCGATGGGCCGCGTGCCACGCGTGCGGCTCCGATCGCTGCCGTTCGCGCGGTACGAATATACAAGCGGTATTTACGACGCGCGCGCGGACCGTTTTCATCGCCTGCCACTGGCGGGCTTCGAAGCCGACTCACAGGCACGCGCCCGGCCGTTACGCGCGTGGAACACGGCCAATCTTGCGCTGGCCCGAGCAACCCGGCGGCCGCTGCGCATCGCCATCCATCCGCACGATTTGCGGCTGAAATTGGCGGATGATATAGAGCGATTGCTGAAATCCTGTACGCGATTTCAGGATTATTGTTGACCACCGGAGCGCACCAGCATCGAGACTTCAGGTCAGGGTGGGCATCGATGATATAGTTGCGTTGTACACCTCTTATCCGCGGAGACAGCAGCCATGTCAGCCGTCGCGCCACAGCCTTACCGGTTCAACGTTGATGAATATCACCGCATGGGTGAGGCCGGAATATTCCACGAGGATCAGCGTGTGGAGCTGATCAACGGAGAGGTTGTCGAGATGTCGCCGATCGGGAGCCCGCACGTCACCAATGTCAATCGCCTCACCCGTCTGTTCGTACTGTGTCTGGGTAACAAAGGCATTGTCAGTGTGCAGAACCCGGTTCAGCTTTCCGCGCATACCGAATTGCAGCCGGACCTGGCGCTGCTAAAACCCCGGTCGGATGATTACGAAAAGCGACTGCCAATCTCCGAAGACGTATTCCTTGTAATCGAAGTGGCCGATAGCAGCGCGCAATCAGACCGCAAGGTCAAGGCGCCACTTTATGCCGGGGTCGGAATCCCGGAGTTATGGATCGTGGACATTCCAAACCGCGCCCTTGAGGTACACACCGCTCCGACCGACGCCGGCTACGGTCAGCTACGTAACTGTGGGCGCGGGCAAAGGGTAACTCCCGCTGCCCTTCCGGCTTGCACCGTCTCGGTCGATCGGATCTTCGCTCCGTAGATTTAGGACCAAGGCATCCAAAGCGACCTCCATTCGTACGGAATAATCGAATTGCCGTCAGTCTCCTGTGTCGATCCCGGGCTTGCGCAAGCGACTAAAGGTAACCACGGTGATCCGCATCGTGACTAAACCCCCAGGAGATGCCGCCATGCAAGTCGTTCAGAAGATCACCCCATGTCTTTGGTTTGACGATCAGGCCGAAGAGGCCGTTGAGTTTTATACCGCCATCTTCAGCAATTCCCGGATCGTAACCATATCCCGATATGGAGAAGCCGGATACGAAGTCCACGGCAGGCCGGCGGGAACGGTAATGGTCGTGGCCTTTGAACTCGATGGGCAGGCGTTT
The nucleotide sequence above comes from Gammaproteobacteria bacterium. Encoded proteins:
- a CDS encoding Uma2 family endonuclease — its product is MSAVAPQPYRFNVDEYHRMGEAGIFHEDQRVELINGEVVEMSPIGSPHVTNVNRLTRLFVLCLGNKGIVSVQNPVQLSAHTELQPDLALLKPRSDDYEKRLPISEDVFLVIEVADSSAQSDRKVKAPLYAGVGIPELWIVDIPNRALEVHTAPTDAGYGQLRNCGRGQRVTPAALPACTVSVDRIFAP
- a CDS encoding DUF2334 domain-containing protein — protein: MSETRAGCTAIVSVHDVMPETLPDVLDILNRLDRLNVPPSILLIVPGKPWSADGLKTLASLQHAGHELAGHGWSHSVTGISTIYHRLHSRLISRHAAEHLSRDSHAILALITRCHRWFVNAGLRAPTLYVPPAWAMGRVPRVRLRSLPFARYEYTSGIYDARADRFHRLPLAGFEADSQARARPLRAWNTANLALARATRRPLRIAIHPHDLRLKLADDIERLLKSCTRFQDYC